One part of the Halopenitus persicus genome encodes these proteins:
- a CDS encoding aldehyde ferredoxin oxidoreductase family protein, protein MTGRTHVLRADLSAGTIERERVPERWRRRYLGGKGLGARYLYSELEPDVDPLGPANVLAFCVGPLSGSLPGEPRYAAVTKSPLTGFFLDSYAGGTFAERLAGSLDDCLALLVTGTSEEPVRIELENGEGRIVPSGQWGADTVEAAAAHPDAAVACIGPAGEAAVRYATIASDAGEHHAGRGGAGAVMGAKGLKAVIARNAPAEPPSDELARLREEYAERYADAETGRWQAAGETLESIDFADEVGALATEGWRKGTFEGTDAVGVDAAREASVGRENPDDPVPGGFRIETDDGETVPRGATQMTLGAGLGVDDFDAVAALGGCCDRLGIDVISAGNAVAWLVRASERGAIDASVEFGDPETATAVIRRLAGVSGTTSETDPTGGAETGSETDPAADPVAELDPTVIETLRLGVDAAADRFDVDGIPTVKSMELPAYDPRAAVGMALAYATSDRGGCHRRARPIEREVFGAWSDADRIEAVIAAQNVRSLSWSLVADDFAGETLRGEDGVAFLRALSDATGLSYPTTVAELDETGERVWTLVRLFNAREGADRADDALPDVLSEPIVDGPAAGSRIAPDEFETLLDGYYRARGWGRDGLPTRETLDRLELADVRDSDTPVGTPFANASE, encoded by the coding sequence ATGACGGGGCGGACCCACGTGTTGCGGGCGGACCTCTCGGCGGGGACCATCGAGCGCGAGCGCGTCCCCGAGCGGTGGCGGCGCCGCTACCTCGGGGGCAAGGGGCTCGGCGCGCGCTATCTCTACTCGGAACTCGAGCCCGACGTTGACCCTCTCGGTCCGGCCAACGTGCTGGCGTTCTGCGTCGGCCCGCTGTCCGGGTCGCTGCCCGGCGAGCCGCGGTACGCCGCCGTGACGAAGTCGCCGCTGACCGGGTTCTTCCTCGACTCCTACGCCGGCGGGACGTTCGCGGAGCGGCTGGCCGGGTCGCTCGACGACTGCCTCGCGCTGCTCGTCACCGGCACGAGCGAGGAACCGGTCCGGATCGAACTCGAGAACGGCGAGGGCCGGATCGTTCCCTCGGGGCAGTGGGGAGCGGACACGGTCGAAGCCGCGGCGGCACACCCCGACGCGGCGGTCGCGTGCATCGGTCCCGCGGGCGAGGCCGCGGTCCGGTACGCGACGATCGCCTCCGACGCCGGCGAGCACCACGCCGGTCGCGGCGGCGCCGGCGCGGTGATGGGCGCGAAGGGCCTCAAGGCCGTGATCGCCCGGAATGCCCCCGCGGAGCCCCCGAGCGACGAGCTCGCTCGGCTTCGCGAGGAGTACGCCGAGCGATACGCCGACGCGGAGACCGGGCGCTGGCAGGCGGCCGGCGAGACGCTCGAGTCGATCGACTTCGCGGACGAGGTCGGCGCGCTCGCCACCGAGGGCTGGCGCAAGGGGACCTTCGAGGGGACCGACGCGGTCGGGGTCGACGCGGCCCGCGAGGCGTCGGTCGGCCGCGAAAACCCCGATGACCCGGTTCCCGGCGGGTTCCGGATCGAGACCGACGACGGCGAGACCGTGCCCCGCGGAGCCACCCAGATGACGCTTGGGGCCGGGCTCGGCGTCGACGACTTCGACGCGGTGGCCGCCCTCGGCGGCTGCTGTGACCGGCTCGGGATCGACGTCATCTCGGCCGGCAACGCCGTGGCGTGGCTCGTCCGCGCGAGCGAGCGCGGCGCCATCGACGCGTCGGTCGAGTTCGGCGATCCCGAGACGGCTACGGCGGTCATTCGCCGCCTCGCCGGGGTTTCAGGGACGACCTCGGAGACGGACCCCACGGGTGGGGCCGAGACGGGCTCGGAGACGGACCCGGCTGCCGACCCCGTTGCCGAACTCGACCCGACCGTGATCGAGACGCTCCGGCTCGGGGTCGACGCGGCCGCCGACCGGTTCGACGTCGACGGGATCCCGACGGTCAAATCGATGGAACTGCCGGCCTACGACCCCCGGGCGGCGGTCGGGATGGCGCTCGCGTATGCCACGAGCGACCGTGGGGGCTGCCACCGGCGGGCGCGCCCGATCGAGCGCGAGGTGTTCGGCGCGTGGAGCGACGCCGACCGGATCGAGGCGGTGATCGCGGCACAGAACGTGCGGTCGCTGTCGTGGAGCCTCGTCGCCGACGACTTCGCCGGCGAGACGCTCCGAGGCGAGGACGGCGTCGCGTTCCTCCGGGCGCTCTCGGATGCGACCGGTCTCTCGTACCCGACCACGGTCGCGGAGCTGGACGAAACCGGTGAACGCGTCTGGACGCTCGTCCGACTGTTCAACGCGCGGGAGGGGGCCGACCGGGCGGACGACGCGCTTCCGGACGTCCTCTCGGAGCCGATCGTCGACGGTCCCGCCGCCGGCAGCCGGATCGCTCCCGACGAGTTCGAGACGCTTCTGGACGGCTATTACCGCGCTCGCGGCTGGGGACGCGACGGGCTTCCGACGCGGGAGACGCTCGACCGGCTCGAACTCGCGGACGTTCGGGACTCCGACACCCCCGTCGGAACCCCCTTCGCGAACGCGTCCGAGTGA
- a CDS encoding replication factor A (Replication protein A protects and stabilize the intermediate ssDNA that is generated by the unwinding action of a DNA helicase at the replication fork. In addition, SSBs prevent the formation of secondary structures by single-stranded template DNA.), protein MTDLRDHAEAIAEQFSDHLDPSPDVDEIEAKLDTLVTDYRVPLDEARRSVTNSYLEEAGLERDELGRGGSERVEVAEIDDDEQWVDLRVTVVDLWEPRSDAVAQVGLLGDESGTIKFTAFETSDLPLLEEDQAYELSNVVSDEYEGRYSVKLNRTTSITAIDADIEVGDNAVTVEGALVDVQSGSGLIKRCPEEDCTRVLQNGRCSEHGKVEGEFDLRIKAVLDDGTEVHEVIFDREATEDLTGVTLEEAKQEAMDALDTTVVADGMAEDVLGRYYRVTGPTLGRYVLVNELEEPGPVDVEQALINARSI, encoded by the coding sequence ATGACGGACCTACGAGACCACGCGGAAGCGATAGCGGAACAGTTCTCGGACCACCTCGACCCGAGTCCCGACGTCGACGAGATCGAGGCCAAGCTCGACACCCTCGTCACCGACTACCGGGTCCCCCTCGACGAGGCCCGACGCAGCGTCACCAACAGCTACCTCGAGGAGGCCGGCCTCGAGCGCGACGAGCTGGGCCGCGGCGGGAGCGAGCGCGTCGAGGTCGCCGAGATCGACGACGACGAGCAGTGGGTCGACCTGCGGGTGACCGTCGTCGACCTGTGGGAGCCCCGCAGCGACGCGGTCGCCCAGGTCGGCCTGCTCGGCGACGAGTCGGGAACGATCAAGTTCACCGCCTTCGAGACCTCGGATCTCCCCCTGCTCGAGGAGGACCAGGCGTACGAGCTCTCGAACGTCGTCAGCGACGAGTACGAGGGTCGCTACTCGGTGAAACTCAACCGGACCACGTCGATCACGGCGATCGACGCCGACATCGAGGTCGGCGACAACGCCGTGACGGTCGAGGGCGCCCTCGTCGACGTCCAGTCGGGATCGGGGCTCATCAAGCGGTGCCCCGAGGAGGACTGCACCCGCGTCCTGCAGAACGGCCGCTGCAGCGAACACGGCAAGGTCGAGGGCGAGTTCGACCTCCGGATCAAGGCCGTCCTCGACGACGGCACCGAGGTCCACGAGGTCATCTTCGATCGCGAGGCCACCGAGGACCTCACGGGAGTCACCCTCGAGGAGGCCAAACAGGAGGCGATGGACGCGCTCGACACGACCGTCGTCGCCGACGGGATGGCGGAGGACGTCCTCGGGCGGTACTACCGGGTGACCGGGCCGACGCTGGGCCGCTACGTGCTCGTCAACGAGCTCGAGGAGCCCGGACCGGTGGACGTCGAGCAGGCGCTGATCAACGCGAGGTCGATCTAA
- the carA gene encoding glutamine-hydrolyzing carbamoyl-phosphate synthase small subunit produces the protein MSDAYIALADGRVLEARARAPGRTRGELVFTTAYTGYEESLTDPSYAEQVLTFSYPLIGNYGVRSERFESETVQPRAAIAREFTDDVAEWLAGEDVPAIDHLDTRELVTTVREEGAMACGIVAGEDVTPEDAIAEMEACKPMSDHVDIGAGVSVDEPEFHAGDPAGESDVRIALLDCGAKGSIIESLNDRGADVHVLPYDATPADVSDVDPDVLFVSNGPGDPENFVAAKAVVDAFAGELPLAGICLGQQIVASALGGDTEKMTFGHRGVNQPVKDLRTDRVVMTTQNHGYTVADPGPLEVTQINVNDDTAEGLEDDELGILTRQYHPEANPGPHDSLDFFDDVLALADSPTEIAAD, from the coding sequence ATGTCGGACGCCTACATCGCGCTGGCGGACGGTCGCGTGCTCGAGGCGCGTGCCCGTGCACCCGGGCGTACACGCGGTGAACTGGTCTTTACGACCGCCTACACCGGCTACGAGGAATCGCTGACCGATCCCTCCTACGCCGAGCAGGTGCTCACGTTCTCGTACCCCCTGATCGGCAATTACGGCGTCCGGTCCGAGCGGTTCGAGTCCGAGACCGTCCAGCCTCGGGCGGCGATCGCCCGCGAGTTCACCGACGACGTCGCCGAGTGGCTCGCCGGGGAGGACGTTCCGGCGATCGACCACCTCGACACGCGCGAGCTCGTCACCACCGTCCGCGAGGAGGGCGCGATGGCCTGCGGGATCGTCGCTGGCGAGGACGTCACGCCCGAGGACGCGATCGCGGAGATGGAGGCGTGCAAGCCGATGAGCGACCACGTCGACATCGGTGCGGGGGTCTCCGTCGACGAGCCGGAGTTCCACGCGGGCGACCCGGCCGGCGAGTCGGACGTCCGGATCGCGCTGCTCGACTGCGGCGCCAAGGGCTCGATCATCGAGTCGCTGAACGACCGCGGCGCGGACGTCCACGTGCTCCCGTACGACGCCACTCCCGCCGACGTCTCCGACGTCGACCCGGACGTGCTGTTCGTCTCGAACGGGCCGGGCGATCCGGAGAACTTCGTGGCCGCCAAGGCGGTCGTGGACGCCTTCGCCGGCGAGCTGCCGCTTGCGGGGATCTGTCTGGGCCAGCAGATCGTGGCGAGCGCCCTCGGCGGCGACACCGAGAAGATGACGTTCGGCCACCGCGGCGTCAACCAGCCCGTCAAGGACCTCCGGACCGACCGCGTCGTGATGACCACCCAGAACCACGGCTACACGGTCGCCGACCCGGGCCCGCTCGAGGTCACCCAGATCAACGTCAACGACGACACCGCCGAGGGGCTCGAGGACGACGAGCTCGGCATCCTCACGCGCCAGTACCACCCCGAGGCGAACCCCGGCCCGCACGACTCGCTCGACTTCTTCGACGACGTGCTCGCGCTGGCCGACTCGCCGACGGAGATCGCCGCGGACTGA
- the gpmI gene encoding 2,3-bisphosphoglycerate-independent phosphoglycerate mutase, producing the protein MRTALVVLDGWGLGDHDRLNAVDAADTPTFDDVTARGAFGRLTVHGRRVGLPEGQMGNSEVGHLNIGAGRVVKQAYTRISDAIAAGELPENDAIRSAFSYAREHDGRVHFLGLVSDGGVHSDIAHLRALIDAAAEAGVPASTHAFTDGRDTAPEIAETFLADLAEHAAAVGTGAVATVTGRYHAMDRDENWDRTRAAYDAIVNREAPHAAASGVEAVERAHDRGETDEFIEPTVVEGEPALADDDAVVFFNFRADRARQLVRLLTDTSPTWEFELDQPEIRLVTMTEYDETFDFPVAFPPEIPEDTLGEVVSEAGCTQLRIAESEKYAHVTYFLNGGREVEFPGEIRTIVESPDVATYDERPEMSAAAVTDEAISTIAADDPDLLVLNYANPDMVGHTGDFEAAVAAVEAVDAQLSRLLEAVADAGGHAVVTADHGNADDMGTPEEPHTAHTFNPVPFVHLSPAGDDGGRAVREDGSLCDVAPTVLELMDLDQPAAMTGESLLE; encoded by the coding sequence ATGCGAACAGCGCTCGTCGTGTTGGACGGCTGGGGACTCGGCGATCACGACCGGCTGAACGCCGTGGACGCCGCCGACACCCCGACGTTCGACGACGTCACGGCTCGCGGCGCGTTCGGGCGGTTGACCGTACACGGCCGTCGAGTCGGCCTTCCGGAGGGGCAGATGGGTAACTCCGAGGTTGGCCACCTCAACATCGGGGCAGGCCGCGTCGTCAAGCAGGCATACACGCGCATCTCCGACGCGATCGCGGCCGGCGAGCTCCCCGAGAACGACGCGATCCGGTCGGCGTTCTCGTACGCGCGCGAGCACGACGGTCGCGTTCACTTCCTCGGACTCGTCTCCGACGGCGGCGTGCACTCCGATATCGCGCACCTGCGGGCCCTGATCGATGCGGCCGCCGAGGCCGGCGTTCCCGCGAGCACCCACGCGTTCACCGACGGACGCGACACCGCGCCCGAGATCGCCGAGACCTTTTTGGCCGACCTCGCGGAGCACGCGGCGGCCGTCGGAACCGGCGCGGTCGCGACGGTGACCGGCCGGTATCACGCGATGGACCGGGACGAGAACTGGGACCGGACGCGGGCGGCCTACGACGCCATCGTGAACCGGGAGGCCCCCCACGCTGCCGCCTCCGGCGTCGAGGCGGTCGAGCGCGCGCACGACCGCGGGGAGACCGACGAGTTCATCGAGCCGACCGTGGTCGAGGGCGAACCGGCGCTGGCCGACGACGACGCCGTCGTCTTCTTCAACTTCCGGGCCGATCGCGCCAGACAGCTCGTCCGGCTGTTGACCGACACCTCGCCGACGTGGGAGTTCGAGCTCGACCAGCCCGAGATACGGCTGGTCACGATGACGGAATACGACGAGACGTTCGACTTTCCGGTCGCGTTTCCGCCGGAGATCCCCGAGGACACGCTCGGCGAGGTCGTCTCGGAGGCGGGCTGTACCCAGCTCCGGATCGCGGAGTCGGAGAAGTACGCCCACGTCACCTACTTTCTCAACGGCGGCCGGGAGGTCGAGTTCCCCGGTGAGATCCGGACGATCGTCGAGAGTCCGGACGTGGCGACCTACGACGAGCGGCCGGAGATGTCGGCCGCGGCCGTCACCGACGAGGCGATCTCGACCATCGCGGCCGACGACCCGGACCTGCTCGTGCTCAACTACGCCAACCCGGACATGGTCGGCCACACCGGCGACTTCGAGGCCGCGGTGGCCGCCGTCGAGGCGGTCGACGCACAGCTCTCCCGACTGCTCGAGGCGGTCGCGGACGCCGGCGGCCACGCGGTCGTCACCGCGGACCACGGCAACGCCGACGATATGGGGACCCCGGAGGAACCGCATACGGCACACACGTTCAATCCGGTTCCGTTCGTCCATCTCTCGCCGGCGGGCGACGATGGCGGTCGAGCGGTTCGCGAGGACGGATCGCTGTGTGACGTCGCGCCGACGGTCCTCGAGCTGATGGACCTCGACCAGCCCGCGGCGATGACCGGCGAGTCGCTGCTTGAGTGA
- a CDS encoding Lrp/AsnC family transcriptional regulator codes for MDELDRQILSVLRRDSRTPYTEIADRVGTSEGTVRNRVERMNEEGVIERFTVTTRTGNVKAMIEISVEVNVDTSAVGERMADWEEVDFVWQVSGEDDIVLVVDAVDTGAVNELITEAREMDDVKSTKTRLILDERLG; via the coding sequence ATGGACGAGCTCGACCGGCAGATCCTCTCCGTCCTCCGACGGGACTCCAGAACGCCGTACACGGAGATCGCCGACCGGGTCGGAACGTCGGAGGGGACCGTCCGCAACCGCGTCGAGCGGATGAACGAGGAGGGCGTCATCGAACGGTTCACCGTGACGACCCGGACCGGCAACGTGAAGGCGATGATCGAGATCTCCGTCGAGGTGAACGTCGACACGAGCGCGGTCGGCGAGCGGATGGCCGACTGGGAGGAGGTGGACTTCGTCTGGCAGGTCTCCGGCGAGGACGACATCGTGCTCGTCGTCGACGCCGTCGACACCGGCGCGGTCAACGAGCTGATCACCGAGGCCCGCGAGATGGACGACGTGAAGTCGACGAAGACGCGGCTCATCCTCGATGAACGGCTCGGCTAG
- a CDS encoding molybdenum cofactor guanylyltransferase, producing MADSSDAGTCTGVILAGGRSTRFGDRDKALAPLAGTPMVRRVANRLAGADDPVDPGGERASSGESVVDELVINCREDQRAGIADAMARYPLEVTYAEDEEPDRGPMAGIRDGCRAATGEYAAVVACDMPFVDPNLIAHLLDRCRDHDAAVPRLEDQWFQTTQAVYRARPMAEACDRALAAGERKIVEPLFDLEYVVVDEPEIRRVTTGRTFRNVNTREEHADAEAWIVGR from the coding sequence ATGGCGGATTCGAGCGACGCTGGAACCTGCACGGGCGTGATCCTCGCCGGCGGACGATCGACGCGCTTCGGCGACCGGGACAAGGCGCTCGCGCCGCTCGCGGGAACGCCGATGGTCCGACGGGTGGCGAACCGTCTCGCCGGAGCCGACGACCCGGTCGATCCGGGCGGCGAGCGCGCGAGCAGCGGCGAATCGGTCGTCGACGAGCTCGTGATCAACTGTCGGGAGGACCAGCGGGCGGGGATCGCGGATGCGATGGCGCGATACCCACTGGAGGTGACCTACGCCGAGGACGAGGAGCCGGACCGCGGCCCGATGGCCGGCATCCGCGACGGCTGCCGAGCCGCCACGGGCGAGTACGCCGCCGTGGTCGCCTGTGACATGCCGTTCGTCGATCCGAACCTGATCGCCCACCTGCTGGATCGGTGCCGCGACCACGACGCCGCGGTCCCCCGGCTCGAGGACCAATGGTTCCAGACGACGCAGGCGGTGTACCGCGCGCGGCCGATGGCCGAGGCCTGCGACCGGGCGTTGGCGGCCGGCGAGCGAAAGATCGTCGAGCCGCTGTTCGACCTCGAGTACGTCGTCGTCGACGAGCCCGAGATCAGGCGGGTTACGACCGGACGAACGTTCCGCAACGTCAACACGCGCGAGGAGCACGCCGACGCCGAAGCGTGGATCGTCGGGCGGTAG
- a CDS encoding NUDIX hydrolase, with translation MNGDDAAAERSVDDGSSNVDERPNADGRPIPDGGSGAATDATAETHANADQDVIAVDPDDTAQGPVNRLEAHTGDGIRHRAFTCLVFDGDGRILLAQRAPNKRLWDTHWDGTVASHPVEGQSQRDATEQRLEEELGISPDQYNDLRVTDKFEYKRYYENAGLEWEVCAVLKVTLDDVSLDPDEEEIAGMLWVEYDHLHEHPEWYRQLRLCPWFEIAMRRDFSE, from the coding sequence ATGAATGGAGACGACGCAGCCGCCGAGCGATCGGTCGACGACGGATCATCGAACGTCGACGAACGACCGAACGCGGACGGTCGACCGATACCGGACGGCGGTTCGGGAGCGGCCACGGACGCGACCGCCGAGACGCACGCGAACGCCGACCAGGACGTCATCGCCGTCGATCCCGACGACACCGCGCAGGGACCCGTCAACCGGCTGGAGGCCCACACCGGCGACGGGATCCGGCATCGAGCGTTCACCTGTCTCGTCTTCGACGGCGACGGGCGGATCCTGTTGGCACAGCGAGCCCCGAATAAGCGGCTGTGGGACACCCACTGGGACGGCACCGTCGCCTCCCACCCGGTCGAGGGACAGTCCCAGCGGGACGCGACCGAGCAGCGCCTCGAGGAGGAACTGGGGATCAGCCCGGACCAGTACAACGACCTCCGGGTGACCGACAAGTTCGAGTACAAACGCTACTACGAGAACGCCGGCCTGGAGTGGGAGGTCTGTGCGGTCCTGAAGGTCACCCTCGACGACGTCAGCCTCGATCCCGACGAGGAGGAGATCGCGGGAATGCTGTGGGTGGAGTACGACCACCTCCACGAACACCCGGAGTGGTACCGCCAACTCCGGCTCTGTCCCTGGTTCGAGATCGCGATGCGCCGCGACTTCTCGGAGTAA
- a CDS encoding RPA family protein — translation MSQSGSTPTREVARRVFATEFNDAGYTFKESEDERAPVYSLLPTGESANRVFFVGTLTEKDDVGEDNEYWRGRIVDPTGTFFVYAGQYQPEAANTLRELEPPAYVAVVGKPRTYETDDGSINVSVRPESITRVDDVVRDRWVAEAAERTLERVARFDDEGNEYARMADEQYDRDPETYKAAALSALEDLDEAESGADESDPESETSLEA, via the coding sequence ATGAGCCAGAGCGGATCCACACCGACCCGAGAGGTCGCCCGGCGCGTCTTCGCCACGGAGTTCAACGACGCCGGCTACACGTTCAAGGAGTCCGAGGACGAGCGCGCGCCCGTCTACTCGCTGTTGCCGACCGGCGAGTCGGCCAACCGCGTGTTCTTCGTCGGGACGCTGACCGAGAAGGACGACGTCGGCGAGGACAACGAGTACTGGCGCGGCCGGATCGTCGATCCGACCGGCACGTTCTTCGTCTACGCCGGGCAGTACCAGCCCGAGGCGGCGAACACGCTGCGGGAGCTCGAGCCGCCGGCGTACGTCGCCGTGGTCGGCAAGCCGCGGACCTACGAGACCGACGACGGCTCGATCAACGTCTCCGTCCGGCCGGAGTCGATAACCCGCGTCGACGACGTCGTCCGCGACCGGTGGGTCGCCGAGGCGGCCGAGCGCACCCTCGAACGGGTCGCCCGGTTCGACGACGAGGGCAACGAGTACGCCCGGATGGCCGACGAGCAGTACGACCGCGACCCCGAGACCTACAAGGCGGCCGCGTTGTCCGCCCTCGAGGACCTCGACGAGGCGGAGTCGGGAGCCGACGAGAGCGATCCGGAGTCCGAGACCTCGCTCGAGGCATAA
- a CDS encoding DUF63 family protein, whose product MVLLPEGFGLPPLPHLVGLLVAVALVAAGIARRRPTVSERHVVAFAPWMAVGSCLHVLYVMGGLPPVVRPLAGTPAVYLSVAAMAGATWLAVDAAAASLAADDVDAETDAPDRAPTAIAAVGVLALVPVIATTLAVGAGAGSLTPRWPAIALVVSIVVGALAWAGLVRIAPRASVTGSVGMLAVLGHALDAVSTAVGVDVLGFGERTPLSQLIMDGAAALPTAETLGVGWLFVLVKLTLVCGIVVLFADYVEADPTEGYLLLGFVAAVGLGPGAHNLLLFTVVGGA is encoded by the coding sequence ATGGTGCTTCTCCCCGAGGGATTCGGGCTTCCCCCGCTCCCGCATCTCGTCGGACTGCTCGTCGCCGTCGCGCTCGTCGCCGCGGGAATCGCCCGCCGGCGACCGACGGTGAGCGAGCGACACGTGGTCGCGTTCGCGCCCTGGATGGCCGTCGGGTCGTGTCTGCACGTGCTGTACGTGATGGGCGGGTTGCCGCCCGTCGTGCGTCCCCTGGCCGGCACGCCGGCGGTCTACCTCTCGGTCGCCGCGATGGCGGGTGCGACGTGGCTCGCGGTCGACGCGGCGGCCGCCTCGCTCGCCGCTGACGACGTCGACGCGGAGACGGATGCCCCGGATCGAGCTCCCACGGCGATCGCCGCGGTTGGCGTGCTCGCGCTGGTGCCGGTGATCGCGACGACGCTTGCCGTCGGGGCGGGCGCTGGATCCCTGACGCCCCGGTGGCCGGCGATCGCGCTCGTCGTCTCGATCGTCGTCGGTGCCCTCGCGTGGGCCGGGCTCGTCCGGATCGCGCCCCGCGCTTCGGTGACCGGGAGCGTCGGGATGCTGGCCGTCCTCGGTCACGCGCTCGACGCCGTCTCGACCGCCGTCGGCGTCGACGTCCTGGGGTTCGGCGAACGGACCCCGCTCTCACAGCTGATCATGGACGGCGCCGCCGCGCTCCCGACGGCTGAGACGCTCGGCGTGGGCTGGCTGTTCGTGCTCGTGAAGCTGACGCTCGTCTGCGGGATCGTCGTCCTGTTCGCCGACTACGTCGAGGCCGACCCGACCGAGGGGTACCTTCTGTTGGGTTTCGTCGCGGCCGTCGGGCTCGGCCCCGGCGCGCACAACCTGCTGCTTTTCACCGTCGTCGGCGGCGCCTGA
- a CDS encoding CehA/McbA family metallohydrolase, producing MSNQNLTLRIDPHVHSEDSYDGHEPVELILEHAADIGLDAVVITDHDVMGESLRAAELAPEYGLVGIPGVEVSTAHGHLLAIGVDSMPPHREPYAEAVSWIHDHGGVAIVPHPFQRSRHGVRRKYIPIDGTAASGGKEDVGTEYGSVDAIEVFNAWLFTGYRNRKARRFAAENDVSAVAASDAHTLEYVGRAFTEVTIPDAESITAVTAADVLDALRAGSTSVAGRRAPVPMAARHYTIAAARKSGYYARTGAIRSAAAARWGAVTAASTARVGAVQGAHRIARVASWLR from the coding sequence GTGTCGAATCAGAACCTCACCCTCCGGATCGACCCGCACGTCCACTCCGAGGACTCCTATGACGGCCACGAGCCCGTCGAGTTGATCCTCGAGCACGCGGCGGACATCGGACTCGACGCGGTCGTGATCACCGACCACGACGTGATGGGTGAGTCGCTTCGAGCGGCCGAGCTGGCCCCGGAGTACGGGCTCGTCGGGATCCCCGGCGTCGAGGTCTCCACGGCCCACGGTCACCTGTTGGCCATCGGCGTCGACTCCATGCCACCCCATCGGGAACCCTACGCGGAGGCCGTGTCGTGGATCCACGACCACGGCGGGGTGGCGATCGTTCCGCATCCGTTCCAGCGGTCACGTCACGGCGTCCGCCGGAAGTACATCCCGATCGACGGGACGGCCGCCTCGGGCGGGAAGGAGGATGTGGGGACGGAGTACGGCAGCGTCGACGCCATCGAGGTGTTCAACGCCTGGCTGTTCACCGGCTACCGGAACCGGAAGGCACGCCGGTTCGCGGCCGAGAACGACGTCTCCGCGGTGGCCGCCAGCGACGCACACACCCTGGAATACGTCGGCCGAGCGTTCACCGAGGTGACGATCCCGGACGCCGAGTCGATCACCGCGGTGACCGCGGCGGACGTGTTGGACGCGCTCCGGGCGGGGTCGACCTCGGTCGCGGGGCGGCGCGCACCGGTCCCGATGGCGGCCAGACACTACACGATCGCCGCCGCACGGAAGTCCGGATACTACGCGCGAACCGGAGCGATACGGAGCGCTGCCGCGGCACGGTGGGGCGCCGTGACTGCCGCGTCGACGGCCCGCGTCGGGGCCGTCCAGGGTGCACACCGGATCGCGCGGGTTGCCTCCTGGCTGCGGTAG
- a CDS encoding adenylate kinase encodes MSHHVLLLGAPGAGKGTQSKKLAATYDLEHVTTGDALRARKDMETEYGTPREFMEAGELVPDPVVNEIVEAALADADGYVLDGYPRNLDQAEYLSEITDLDAVIFLDVDEEVLVDRLTGRRVCDDCGANYHVEFAPPEESGVCDDCGGELVQREDDTEETARERLSVYRENTEPVIEHFRKTGDLVEIDGEAAPEDVFDRITGVLDEE; translated from the coding sequence ATGAGCCACCACGTTCTGCTGCTCGGAGCGCCCGGTGCGGGCAAGGGAACCCAAAGCAAGAAGCTCGCCGCGACGTACGACCTCGAACACGTGACGACCGGCGACGCGCTGCGCGCCCGGAAGGACATGGAGACCGAGTACGGCACGCCGCGTGAGTTCATGGAGGCCGGGGAGCTCGTTCCCGACCCCGTCGTGAACGAGATCGTCGAGGCGGCGCTCGCGGACGCGGACGGCTACGTCCTCGACGGCTACCCGCGCAACCTCGATCAGGCCGAATACCTCTCGGAGATCACCGACCTCGATGCCGTGATCTTCCTCGACGTCGACGAGGAGGTCCTCGTCGACCGGCTGACCGGCCGGCGGGTGTGTGACGACTGCGGCGCGAACTACCACGTCGAGTTCGCCCCGCCCGAGGAGTCGGGCGTCTGCGACGACTGCGGCGGCGAGCTCGTCCAGCGCGAGGACGACACCGAGGAGACCGCCCGTGAGCGCCTCTCCGTCTACCGCGAGAACACCGAACCCGTCATCGAGCACTTCCGGAAGACCGGCGACCTCGTCGAGATCGACGGCGAGGCCGCTCCCGAGGACGTCTTCGACCGCATCACCGGCGTCCTCGACGAGGAGTGA